CTCACTCCTCCATTCGCGGGGCGAGAAGGTCGACCCGGCGCCCAAGATTGAGTTCTTCAAGCGCCACATGTACCGCGGGCTGGGCGTGTCGATGAGCCGATCGTGTGTCGTCAAtgccatcttcttctcgtcgttTGAGTTTATCAAGAAGCGCATCAAGGAGGATGGCAAGCCTAAAGGTGCCATCTGACACGGAGGAGCAcaggcgccgcagctgctgcaccaACAGCAAAGGAAAAAACCGACAAATCAACAAGGGTCACTTGGGTTCGATTATGTTGTTTTTACACTCTTGCTTCCATTTTCTAAGAAGCGGCCGGGGAGCCATCGGCCGTATGCATCACGACGAGTTGGGCGTTTGGGTTCTCAGAGTATGAAATTTGCCTTACGCCGTTCATCACCGGCAGGAATCGCTCGAGGAGagtcgccgcgcagcagaGCAAAGACGGGCTTGACGTCGGACAACGGGCacccgaggaggagaaccgaggacgagcggcCCATTGCGGCGGGATGTCTGTCTGTCACTGGTCATGATTCCGCGCGTTGGGGCCGTGTTTATGTAGCGAAACGAATCGAGTATCTAGTCTTCCAGACTACCGCCTACCCTTCCTTTATGCCTTGCCGACTGCAACGCTATGGTGTTTTTGTTGTCACCTCTCAACGAGTTTCTCCGAGAAACCGAGCACCAcctcctcaacgccgccgcccgcaacaTGTACAAAAACAACGACATGCAATGCACGATGGGAAAAAAGCAAGATTGGCCCGAGTTGCTTAGTATCCGTAGCACTGACGGTTGCCCGTCCGGTAAACCGAGTCGGTAGTTACGAGCGAGCACAAaaggatgggatgggaaTTTGATTCCGTCCGGGAcacccgtcatcatcgtcttgtcgtcgtcgtcgtcgtcgtcgtcgtccgtaTCGGGATGCAAAACCGTTGGTGTCCAACAACCCCTCTCTCCacaaccaaccaaccaccaccccacCCTGCTAGCTGTTAAAGCACGGAGCCACCCGTCAACACAACCTAACAAAAGctgctgtactgtactgtagCAAAGACCAGAGGGGAAAAAAAACCAAGGGAACAGTTCAGGGGGCCCATCAACGCCTCCCGACATCGGCCGGTAGCGGCGCCTCGAGAATTGCCCTTCGTCCATGGAATGAAAACCGGCCCCCACCTCCCCCAATGATCATTCATTCAATTTTGCCAGGCCAGCTGGGCTCCATGATGGACCGACTGGCGTGAACTTGACTTGGCTGgtggcccgcgccgagccAGCAAACTGATATGAAAAGAGTTCGGACCAGTGGACGTGGGAATGATAACTTTACATACTGTGCGGAGTGCAGTACCGGTTTGCGCGGTATTGCTCTATATACCCTTCATATGTAGCAACACTACTGCTATTACCTACATCGTACGGATACCAAAAGGTGCCCCACTGGTCATCATGCAGGTTCGTCAGCGCACGTAGGACTTTTCCTTTTGCCTGTTGACTTTTActctttcttctttctttaCCACAGCCTGTACTACAAgtgcttcgtacttcgtGCGTGGCTAGATACTGCCAACCTACTTGGCCCCCTCTCCCCTTTCCTCCGCGACGctacacgccgccgcccatgcacTTTTTGCGACAGCCTGTCCGCCACGAGTAGCAGACCGCGCAGACAGCCTGGCAACAAAAAAACAAGACAAAACCCTACACGTGGAAGAAGATGGGGTGAATGAAGATGGGACGAGGCAGTAAAACCatccacggcgggcggcaaaGACGAAACCGCGCAACACTCGTATGTCCAAACCTGCCCGCCTTCCTCTAGAATTCCTTCTCCTCGTGGCGAAGAGCAGACCACAAATACAACCAAGCCGCCCAGCTTTCTCCCCGAAAGGCGCGCAAGGGCCACAGGCGAGATGTATGCTAAATTGACAGAGAAACAAAGAGAGGGGAATATAAGAGTATGAAGGTTGGAGCGGGGAATCGTCCCTCACTCCGAGTGGGGAATCCCAAGAGCCAAGATAAACCAACACGAAACTGGATCTATGGATAGCTGCGCCGACGACACATGTCTCTAAGGTGTCCGGTTGTCGTGACGAATCCGAATCCATGCCTACTTGTCCTCGGAAAGAATGCAAATGCGTCAAGCGTCGTCTGGTATTGGGTCCGCTCATGCTTGCGAcagctcctgctcgacctGCGCCTTGACCAGGTCGCGAACCTTTCGCCAGCCGTTCTCCACGTCGCTGAcgcgcttctccttcttgtccAAGCCGATGAATTCGGTGGGGAGCACCTGTTTCTCAAAATCGAAGCCCTCCTCGTCATGCAGAGCCATATCTACGGCGCCCGAGAACTTGGCGGGGTGTGCCGTCGATAGCGAGATGTGATGTACGCCAGGGCCGGCGCGGCTCACTGATCTCAGggtcgcggcgacgcccacaGCGGTGTGAGGGTCGAGCACGTAACCCACCTTGCGGTATAGCTTCTGGATGGTCTCGATGGTCTGGGTatcgtcgacgcgctcgctTTCAAAGTCGCGCTTGGCGTATGTGAGGACGTCCTGGTACACTGGGCCAAAGGAGCCCGTAGacttgagctccttgagccACTTGCTGACCTCTTGCCCGGCCTGCTTCTTGTTCCACAAGTCGTCCATGCCCGCCGAAGCCGCAAACTCGTACGCCAGGAACCACAGCAGCCGCTCGAAGTTGCTCGACACGAGAATGTCCATGGCCGGGCTGAGCGTCTCCTTCACGCCGTCTTCGTGCGCCAAGACACCGTCGACCGCCAGGCCACCGCTTGCCTCGGGGCCCtgcgccttcttcttctcgtaCTTGCCCGACTTCCAGAACCGGTCGAGGATGTCGTTCTCGTTGGTcgcgatgacgagcttgtcgacaGGCAGGCCCATGCGCATCGCGAAGTAGCCCGCCAAGATGTCGCCAAAGTTTCCTGAAGGAACGACAAACCGAACCTTGTCACCGAGTTGGAAGTCGGATTCGGACCTAGCCAGGGAAAAGTATGAGTGGAAATAATAGACGACTTGGGCAAGAATTCGCGCCCAATTGATCGAattgacggcgccgaggttcAATGACTTgttggcatcgtcgtcggccaggatGGATTTGAGAATGTCCTGTTCTACTGTCAGCAGACTGCCTCGCGAACGGGGTCTCTTGGTCGCTACTACCTGGCAGTCATCGAACGTGCCCGCGATAGCAAGGTTGTGGACATTCTTGTCAGGCACAGTCGTCATCTGAAGCTCCTGAATGGGGCTGACACGACCCTTGGGAAACATGATGAAGACGGAGACATCTTGCTTGCCTCTCAGACCGTAAATGGCAGCAGAGCCGGTGTCTCCGCTGGTGGCGCCGACAACAGTCAAGTGATGTCGGTCTGATGCAATGTCAGCTCACATGCCAGGGGTTGCGCATAGCCGACATGCGTCGTCAATGTCGGTTGGCTCGAActgtgtgtgcgcgcgcgtctggGGGTTGCGTGTAGGTGGGGA
The genomic region above belongs to Purpureocillium takamizusanense chromosome 5, complete sequence and contains:
- the THR4 gene encoding Threonine synthase (COG:E~BUSCO:EOG09261B6Y~EggNog:ENOG503NVIE); protein product: MAQNGNVENGSSAHTHTQSQRYLSTRGEDYGLSFEEVVLKGLATDGGLYIPEAIPDASSSWQSWKDLSYPELALEILSLYISPSEIPRADLKDIVDRSYSTFRSKEVTPLVHLEDKQYLLELFHGPTFAFKDVALQFLGNLFEYFLVRKNKGKTGKDRHHLTVVGATSGDTGSAAIYGLRGKQDVSVFIMFPKGRVSPIQELQMTTVPDKNVHNLAIAGTFDDCQDILKSILADDDANKSLNLGAVNSINWARILAQVVYYFHSYFSLARSESDFQLGDKVRFVVPSGNFGDILAGYFAMRMGLPVDKLVIATNENDILDRFWKSGKYEKKKAQGPEASGGLAVDGVLAHEDGVKETLSPAMDILVSSNFERLLWFLAYEFAASAGMDDLWNKKQAGQEVSKWLKELKSTGSFGPVYQDVLTYAKRDFESERVDDTQTIETIQKLYRKVGYVLDPHTAVGVAATLRSVSRAGPGVHHISLSTAHPAKFSGAVDMALHDEEGFDFEKQVLPTEFIGLDKKEKRVSDVENGWRKVRDLVKAQVEQELSQA